One region of Hymenobacter sediminicola genomic DNA includes:
- the rpsI gene encoding 30S ribosomal protein S9 encodes MEISNTSGRRKTSVARIYMQAGQGNITINGRDIKAYFSNELLENIVNQPLATVEQVGQYDIKVNVRGGGISAQAEAIRLAISKALVGDNAEVRPALKKEGFLTRDPRMVERKKFGKRKARRSFQFSKR; translated from the coding sequence ATGGAAATCTCCAACACCTCTGGTAGAAGAAAAACCTCGGTGGCCCGCATTTACATGCAGGCCGGGCAAGGGAATATCACTATCAACGGCCGGGACATCAAAGCGTACTTCAGCAATGAGCTCCTGGAAAACATCGTGAACCAGCCTTTGGCTACTGTCGAGCAAGTCGGCCAGTACGACATTAAGGTAAACGTGCGCGGTGGTGGCATCTCGGCTCAGGCTGAAGCCATCCGTCTGGCCATCTCGAAAGCTCTCGTAGGCGACAACGCTGAGGTTCGCCCAGCGCTGAAGAAAGAAGGCTTCCTGACCCGTGACCCGCGCATGGTGGAACGCAAGAAATTCGGCAAGCGCAAAGCACGTCGCTCGTTCCAGTTCTCGAAACGCTAA
- the rplM gene encoding 50S ribosomal protein L13: MDHLSFKTVSVNKANADKAWVVVDASVAPLGRLASQIANMLRGKHKPSFTPNSDCGDNVIVLNADKLYVTGKKLTDKIYITHSGYPGGQKRINLRDKKAKDSTRVIEHAVKGMLQGNKLGAEQFRNLYVYKGDQHPHEAQQPKAVELKNL, encoded by the coding sequence ATGGATCATCTGAGCTTCAAGACGGTATCCGTCAACAAAGCCAACGCCGATAAGGCATGGGTCGTGGTTGATGCCAGTGTTGCGCCGCTGGGCCGTCTGGCCAGCCAGATTGCCAACATGCTGCGTGGCAAGCACAAACCTTCGTTCACTCCTAACTCGGATTGTGGCGACAATGTAATTGTTCTGAACGCCGACAAGCTCTACGTTACGGGCAAGAAGCTGACCGACAAAATCTACATCACCCACTCGGGCTACCCCGGCGGTCAGAAGCGCATCAACCTGCGCGATAAGAAAGCCAAGGACTCAACCCGCGTGATTGAGCACGCCGTGAAAGGCATGCTGCAGGGCAACAAGCTCGGTGCCGAGCAGTTCCGCAACCTGTATGTGTACAAAGGCGACCAGCACCCACACGAAGCCCAGCAGCCCAAAGCTGTTGAACTGAAAAACCTCTAA
- a CDS encoding RluA family pseudouridine synthase, producing the protein MKLPDFQDLILFEDEDYIVINKPPFLATLDERFGGAPNILRLARERYDDVQACHRLDKETSGSLALAKNPAAYRHLAMQFEDRKVKKVYHAAAWGVHEYEGLRVERSIETTTKGKARLAFKGKPAVTLVRTLETYAKHTLLECQPITGRMHQIRLHLAYLQAPIIGDTMYGGEEFYLSSLKKKFNMKEGEEEQPFIKRFALHAASLTFAKMDGESITIEAPYPKDFRVLVDTLRQYQ; encoded by the coding sequence ATGAAGCTACCCGATTTCCAAGACCTGATTCTGTTCGAAGACGAAGACTATATCGTCATCAACAAACCTCCTTTTCTGGCCACGCTCGACGAACGGTTTGGCGGTGCGCCCAATATCCTGCGTCTGGCCCGCGAGCGATACGACGATGTGCAAGCCTGCCACCGCCTCGATAAGGAAACCAGCGGCTCGCTGGCGCTAGCCAAGAACCCGGCGGCCTACCGCCACTTGGCTATGCAGTTCGAAGACCGCAAGGTGAAGAAAGTGTACCACGCCGCTGCTTGGGGCGTACATGAGTACGAAGGTCTGCGCGTGGAGCGAAGCATTGAAACAACCACCAAAGGAAAGGCTCGTCTGGCATTCAAGGGCAAGCCCGCCGTGACATTAGTGCGCACGCTGGAAACCTATGCCAAGCACACGTTGCTGGAGTGCCAGCCCATCACGGGGCGCATGCACCAGATCCGGTTGCACCTAGCCTATCTGCAGGCTCCCATCATCGGCGACACGATGTACGGTGGCGAAGAATTCTATTTGTCTTCGCTGAAAAAGAAGTTCAACATGAAGGAGGGCGAGGAGGAACAACCCTTCATCAAGCGTTTCGCGCTGCACGCCGCCAGCCTCACTTTCGCCAAAATGGATGGTGAAAGCATTACCATTGAAGCCCCTTACCCCAAGGATTTTCGGGTCTTGGTGGATACGCTTCGGCAGTATCAGTAA
- a CDS encoding sensor histidine kinase has protein sequence MRLTISSRTIALLLSMLVACVLTALAWVAPTLPLQQGVLAAGITMAACFLLIYLMFEALIFREINNIYAGLEQIKRKEFRRMSNKFLFRPEPLKRMREEIIDMAQRKQQEIDELKRLQALRREFLADVSHELKTPIFAAQGFLHTVLDDDDIDEFVRTKFLRKAATSLDALDTLVQDLVTISQLEKGVVRMRRQSFDVAELVQDIFEQLELKASQRAVRLEIFPPTAPQTGVRVLADRSRIRQVLINLIDNAIKYGRENGHVVVSLVESGKSVRISVRDDGEGIPKQHLNRIFERFYRIDKSRSRDSGGSGLGLAISKHIVEAHKSVIRVRSEMGQGTTLEFKLPKPRTPAPPQIPADKVIGE, from the coding sequence ATGCGCCTCACTATTTCCTCCCGTACCATTGCCCTGCTGCTCTCGATGCTGGTGGCGTGCGTACTCACGGCGCTGGCGTGGGTGGCACCAACGTTGCCGCTGCAACAGGGCGTGTTGGCAGCCGGCATCACCATGGCAGCCTGTTTTCTACTGATATACCTGATGTTTGAAGCCCTTATTTTCAGGGAGATCAACAACATCTACGCCGGTCTGGAGCAAATTAAGCGCAAGGAGTTCCGCCGCATGTCGAACAAGTTTTTGTTCCGCCCGGAACCCCTCAAGCGCATGCGAGAGGAAATTATAGACATGGCCCAGCGCAAACAGCAGGAAATAGATGAACTGAAGCGCCTGCAGGCCCTGCGCCGCGAGTTTCTGGCCGACGTTTCGCATGAACTCAAAACGCCCATATTCGCGGCGCAGGGGTTTCTGCATACCGTGCTGGATGATGATGACATCGACGAGTTTGTACGCACCAAATTCCTCCGTAAAGCCGCTACCAGCCTCGATGCTCTTGACACGCTGGTACAAGACTTGGTAACCATTTCGCAGCTGGAAAAGGGGGTAGTCCGGATGCGCCGCCAGAGTTTTGACGTGGCAGAACTGGTGCAGGACATCTTCGAACAACTGGAACTGAAAGCAAGCCAACGGGCCGTGCGTCTGGAAATATTCCCGCCTACTGCGCCGCAAACCGGCGTTCGGGTACTGGCCGACCGTAGCCGCATCCGGCAAGTACTTATCAACCTCATCGACAATGCCATTAAGTATGGGCGCGAAAACGGTCATGTAGTCGTGAGCCTCGTGGAAAGCGGCAAAAGCGTCCGTATCAGTGTCCGTGATGATGGCGAAGGAATTCCCAAACAGCACCTCAACCGCATTTTTGAGCGGTTTTATCGTATTGACAAGAGCCGCTCCCGTGACTCCGGCGGTTCGGGCCTCGGGCTGGCCATCAGCAAGCACATCGTGGAGGCGCACAAGTCCGTCATTCGGGTGCGAAGCGAAATGGGGCAGGGCACCACGCTGGAGTTCAAACTGCCCAAACCCCGCACCCCGGCACCGCCCCAGATACCTGCCGATAAGGTCATAGGTGAATAG
- a CDS encoding response regulator transcription factor, whose amino-acid sequence MQAPANPNAYKILVVDDDPDIVELLEYNLRKECYMVASAPDGRKALEIAPQFGPDIILLDVMMPHLDGIATCRQLREQPKFKDTYIIFLTARAEEFSEVAAFEAGADDFIAKPIKPRALLSRLAAFVRRDRDPLSVQDTIEINGLTIDRTAFSVYQEGRKITLPKKEFELLAFLAATPHKVFGREELLQNIWGNDVFVLARTVDVHVRKVREKVGDHHIQTIKGVGYKFNTDN is encoded by the coding sequence GTGCAAGCACCTGCCAACCCCAACGCGTACAAGATTCTTGTTGTCGATGACGACCCCGACATTGTGGAGTTGCTGGAATACAACCTGCGCAAAGAATGCTACATGGTGGCTTCAGCCCCCGATGGCCGCAAAGCCCTGGAAATTGCCCCACAGTTCGGCCCCGACATCATTCTGCTCGATGTAATGATGCCGCATCTAGATGGTATAGCCACCTGCCGCCAGCTTCGGGAACAGCCCAAGTTCAAGGACACCTACATCATTTTCCTGACGGCCCGCGCCGAGGAGTTTTCGGAAGTAGCAGCCTTCGAAGCCGGGGCCGACGACTTCATTGCCAAGCCCATCAAGCCGCGGGCCCTGCTCAGTCGTCTGGCCGCCTTCGTGCGACGCGACCGGGACCCACTGTCCGTGCAGGACACCATCGAAATCAACGGGCTAACTATTGACCGGACGGCCTTTTCCGTGTATCAGGAGGGTCGCAAAATCACACTACCCAAAAAGGAGTTTGAACTGCTGGCCTTTCTGGCAGCCACGCCGCATAAAGTATTCGGGCGCGAAGAATTGCTGCAGAATATTTGGGGCAATGACGTTTTTGTGCTGGCCCGCACCGTGGATGTGCATGTGCGCAAAGTGCGCGAAAAAGTCGGCGACCACCACATTCAGACCATTAAGGGCGTCGGATATAAATTCAACACCGACAACTAG
- a CDS encoding DUF3108 domain-containing protein, giving the protein MNRRWLLSTLLVLPAMSLLAFGPSDSLRSIPNHSFTSGEVLQYKVHYGLINAAEATIEVSDDLHRINERPCYKATVTGRTTGSFDFFLRIRDTWRSYIDTTSILPQKFFRNIEENHYRKKETVDFDHIKDVAEVEKRGKDKDDVKRGTYKVPDNVQDLVSGFYYLRTLNYDQRRIGEVIRVQGFFDEDVFTMDVMYKGRETVTTKAGTIRAIKLVPKMPSNKLFKGENAISVYLSDDRNKVPVLIQAELFVGAVKVDMYKYRGLKNRLNLVAQN; this is encoded by the coding sequence ATGAACCGCCGCTGGCTTCTTTCTACTCTTCTTGTGCTGCCGGCAATGAGCCTGCTAGCGTTCGGGCCTTCTGATTCGCTCCGCTCCATTCCCAATCACAGCTTCACGTCCGGCGAAGTGCTGCAGTACAAAGTGCACTACGGACTGATTAACGCGGCCGAAGCTACTATCGAGGTATCCGATGATCTGCACCGCATAAACGAGCGGCCATGTTACAAAGCCACCGTTACGGGGCGCACCACCGGGTCATTCGATTTCTTTCTGCGCATTCGGGATACCTGGCGCTCCTACATCGACACGACCAGTATTCTGCCGCAGAAGTTTTTCCGCAACATCGAGGAAAACCACTACCGCAAGAAGGAAACCGTTGATTTCGACCATATCAAAGACGTGGCAGAAGTCGAGAAGCGGGGCAAGGACAAGGACGACGTGAAGCGCGGCACTTACAAAGTCCCCGACAACGTGCAGGACCTGGTGAGTGGCTTCTACTACCTACGTACCCTCAACTACGACCAGCGCCGCATCGGCGAAGTCATTCGGGTACAGGGCTTCTTCGATGAAGATGTATTTACGATGGACGTAATGTACAAGGGCCGCGAAACTGTAACGACCAAAGCCGGCACCATTCGTGCCATCAAGCTGGTACCAAAAATGCCCAGCAACAAGCTTTTCAAAGGGGAAAACGCTATTTCCGTCTACCTCTCCGACGACCGAAACAAAGTCCCGGTTCTGATCCAGGCCGAGTTGTTTGTAGGAGCTGTGAAAGTGGATATGTATAAATATCGTGGCCTGAAAAACCGGCTGAACTTGGTAGCCCAGAACTAA
- the recA gene encoding recombinase RecA has product MKALQLTLDKLDKAYGKGTVMKLSDNKVMDVEVISTGSLGLDIALGVGGLPKGRVVEIYGPESSGKTTLTMHCIAEAQKKGGMAAFIDAEHAFDPAYAAKLGIDTKNLLIAQPDNGEQALEIADQLISSGAIDIIVIDSVAALVPKGELEGDMGDSKVGLHARLMSQALRKLTGTINKTGCCCIFINQLREKIGVMFGSPETTTGGNALKFYASVRLDIRRIGQIKEDKDNVTGNRTKVKVVKNKVAPPFKVIEFDIIYNEGISKVGEILDLGVDMGIIAKSGSWFSYNGDRLGQGREGVKTILQDNPELADKIEAQIRAMVKGEPETALAAIPEDRSTDEDEDAL; this is encoded by the coding sequence ATGAAAGCCCTTCAGCTGACGCTGGATAAGCTCGACAAAGCCTATGGCAAGGGCACCGTCATGAAACTGAGCGACAACAAGGTGATGGATGTGGAAGTCATCAGCACCGGTTCGCTTGGCCTTGACATTGCGCTGGGCGTAGGAGGTCTGCCTAAGGGCCGTGTCGTAGAAATCTACGGTCCGGAATCATCGGGTAAAACTACCCTCACAATGCACTGCATTGCGGAAGCGCAGAAGAAAGGCGGCATGGCGGCCTTCATCGACGCCGAACATGCCTTCGATCCGGCTTACGCTGCCAAACTCGGCATCGACACCAAAAACCTGCTTATTGCCCAGCCTGATAATGGCGAGCAAGCCCTCGAAATTGCCGACCAGCTGATTTCCAGCGGCGCCATCGATATCATCGTTATTGACTCCGTGGCGGCTCTGGTACCGAAAGGCGAACTGGAAGGCGACATGGGTGACTCGAAAGTGGGTCTGCATGCCCGTCTGATGTCGCAGGCTCTGCGGAAGCTGACCGGCACCATCAACAAAACCGGCTGCTGCTGCATCTTCATCAACCAGTTGCGTGAGAAAATCGGTGTGATGTTCGGTTCGCCTGAAACGACTACCGGTGGTAACGCCCTGAAATTCTACGCTTCGGTTCGCCTCGACATTCGTCGTATCGGCCAGATCAAAGAAGATAAGGATAACGTGACCGGCAACCGCACCAAAGTGAAGGTGGTGAAGAACAAAGTAGCGCCGCCTTTCAAGGTGATTGAGTTCGATATTATCTACAACGAAGGCATCAGCAAAGTCGGCGAAATCCTCGACCTCGGCGTTGATATGGGCATTATTGCCAAGTCAGGCTCGTGGTTCTCGTACAACGGTGACCGTCTCGGCCAAGGCCGCGAAGGGGTAAAAACCATTCTGCAGGACAACCCCGAACTGGCCGACAAAATTGAAGCTCAGATCCGGGCTATGGTGAAAGGTGAGCCAGAAACTGCCTTGGCTGCTATTCCGGAAGACCGCAGCACCGACGAGGACGAGGACGCGCTGTAA
- a CDS encoding GNAT family N-acetyltransferase, translated as MYSFPSPPCAPPSASLSTARLTLRPYQATDQASFFTLLNQNRERLEPAFPSRVAAVRTPADAGRILAQFAHDWHTGRLYVFGIWHTATNAYLGDISLRPSWSTPVSAEIGYYLAAEAEGYGYAREALAAAVQFGFGETLRAGSLTLRSRRDNPRSMAVAEHVGFRPVVARRRLLSLRTGDNDITHYRLER; from the coding sequence ATGTACTCCTTCCCGTCGCCTCCCTGTGCGCCGCCTTCGGCGTCGCTGTCTACTGCCCGGCTTACCCTTCGCCCGTATCAGGCTACCGATCAGGCCAGCTTTTTCACTCTGCTCAATCAAAACCGAGAGCGGCTGGAGCCGGCTTTTCCGTCGCGGGTTGCCGCCGTACGCACGCCAGCTGATGCCGGCAGGATATTGGCCCAGTTTGCACATGACTGGCACACCGGCCGGCTCTATGTGTTCGGTATCTGGCACACGGCAACCAACGCCTACCTCGGCGACATCAGCCTGCGGCCTTCCTGGAGTACGCCTGTTAGTGCTGAAATAGGGTATTATCTGGCGGCCGAGGCCGAAGGATACGGCTATGCGCGTGAGGCGCTGGCGGCCGCCGTACAGTTTGGGTTTGGCGAGACGCTGCGGGCTGGTAGCCTCACCCTCCGCAGCCGCCGCGACAATCCCCGTAGCATGGCAGTGGCCGAGCATGTAGGATTCCGGCCAGTGGTAGCTCGAAGGCGGCTCTTGTCCCTACGCACCGGCGACAACGACATTACACATTACCGTCTGGAGCGGTAG
- a CDS encoding SDR family NAD(P)-dependent oxidoreductase, translated as MKRRLEGKVAIVTGGGSGIGEAISKKFAAEGASVVVCGLPSDPVRKVVDEIQASGGKAIGYLGDVSIEDSAEACVQLALDDFGKLDILINNAGVFPATAELDKYPVEAFEYMIKNNIYTAFMMSRAALPHLQKTKGNIVSAGSEAGQMGSPMITPYGGTKAWVMTFSRGLAVEQAKHGVRVNCVGPGPIDTAWTHKETGPMDSKMEKNTVNGVPLGRRGTPEEVANVYLFLASDEASYVTGATYFVDGGVTLSKSLSGEEVPAHLKQQPAGDLHLNHGKEGHAKIRKEATGTMTV; from the coding sequence ATGAAAAGAAGACTGGAAGGCAAAGTAGCTATTGTGACAGGTGGTGGCTCAGGTATCGGCGAGGCCATTAGCAAGAAATTCGCGGCGGAAGGAGCCTCAGTAGTTGTCTGCGGATTGCCCAGCGACCCGGTGCGCAAAGTAGTGGACGAAATTCAGGCCAGCGGCGGCAAGGCAATAGGTTATCTAGGTGACGTCTCGATAGAAGACAGCGCGGAGGCCTGTGTACAGCTCGCCCTCGATGATTTTGGCAAGCTGGATATCCTGATCAATAATGCTGGCGTGTTTCCGGCCACAGCCGAATTGGACAAGTATCCGGTTGAGGCATTCGAATACATGATCAAAAACAACATCTACACCGCCTTTATGATGAGCCGGGCAGCGCTGCCGCACCTGCAAAAAACCAAAGGCAACATCGTGTCAGCGGGTTCAGAGGCCGGCCAGATGGGCTCGCCTATGATTACGCCCTATGGCGGCACCAAGGCTTGGGTGATGACATTCTCGCGCGGTCTGGCCGTAGAGCAGGCCAAGCATGGAGTACGGGTAAACTGTGTGGGGCCGGGCCCCATTGACACGGCCTGGACGCATAAGGAGACCGGCCCTATGGATAGCAAAATGGAAAAGAACACGGTGAACGGAGTGCCACTCGGCCGCCGTGGCACTCCCGAGGAAGTAGCCAACGTATACCTGTTCCTGGCCTCGGATGAAGCCAGCTACGTAACGGGCGCCACTTATTTCGTGGATGGCGGCGTAACGCTGTCCAAGAGTCTGTCTGGTGAGGAGGTGCCTGCACACCTGAAACAGCAGCCAGCCGGCGACCTGCACCTCAACCATGGCAAGGAAGGCCACGCCAAAATTCGGAAGGAAGCCACCGGCACCATGACTGTCTGA
- a CDS encoding AAA family ATPase, with translation MRTFSSDKEAADALAQSYRALRQEIGKVIIGQDEVVKLVLTAVFSQGHCLLVGVPGLAKTLLIQTIADSLDLSFNRVQFTPDLMPSDIVGSETMNQQRDFHFVPGPIFANIVLADEINRTPPKTQAALLESMQEYAVTVAGRRYPLERPFFVLATQNPIEQEGTYPLPEAQLDRFMFNIELGYPSYEAELQIVKNTTSDTKPTVNKILHADEIQAFQHLVRRVPVADNVVEYAVSLVHKTRPGTERGAARATQLLEWGAGPRASQHLIVGAKCNALLNGKYSPDIEDVKAVALPILRHRLVRNFKAEAEGVTVEQIVKELL, from the coding sequence ATGCGCACATTCTCTTCCGACAAAGAAGCCGCCGACGCACTGGCCCAATCGTACCGCGCTTTGCGCCAGGAAATCGGCAAAGTCATTATCGGACAGGATGAGGTGGTGAAGCTGGTGCTGACGGCCGTGTTTTCGCAGGGCCACTGCCTGCTGGTAGGTGTGCCGGGGCTGGCCAAAACGCTGCTTATCCAGACTATTGCCGATTCGCTTGACCTCTCGTTCAACCGTGTGCAGTTCACGCCGGACCTGATGCCTTCTGACATTGTGGGCTCGGAAACCATGAACCAGCAGCGCGACTTCCACTTTGTGCCGGGCCCGATTTTCGCCAACATTGTGCTGGCGGATGAAATCAACCGGACGCCGCCCAAAACTCAGGCAGCACTGCTGGAAAGCATGCAGGAATACGCCGTGACGGTAGCTGGCCGGCGCTATCCACTGGAGCGCCCGTTTTTCGTGCTGGCTACCCAGAACCCGATTGAGCAGGAAGGCACCTATCCGCTGCCTGAAGCACAGTTGGACCGTTTCATGTTCAACATAGAACTGGGCTACCCCAGCTATGAAGCAGAGCTGCAAATCGTGAAGAACACGACTTCCGATACCAAGCCCACGGTCAATAAGATTCTGCACGCCGACGAAATCCAGGCCTTCCAGCACCTGGTGCGCCGCGTGCCCGTGGCCGACAATGTGGTAGAATACGCCGTGAGCCTGGTGCACAAAACCCGCCCCGGCACCGAGCGGGGCGCAGCCCGTGCTACGCAGCTACTCGAATGGGGCGCCGGTCCGCGTGCTTCGCAGCATCTGATTGTAGGCGCCAAGTGCAATGCGCTGCTCAACGGCAAATACTCGCCCGATATCGAGGATGTGAAAGCCGTAGCGCTGCCTATTTTGCGCCACCGTTTGGTTCGCAACTTCAAGGCGGAAGCCGAAGGGGTAACGGTAGAGCAGATTGTAAAGGAGTTGTTGTAA
- a CDS encoding peptidylprolyl isomerase has translation MTHFLRLPKRAALLTLALLAGTIASSFAQLGIGRPAGRQIVDGIIAKIDNQIVLRSDLEAIYAQEVARAEGKPLPPNLKCRILQSLALNKLLLAKAETDSVVVEDAQVKNELDRRMNYFAQQIGSEKKLEEYYNKPIKQLKEELRPQVREQLTQQKMQDQIAGKVTVTPREVRQYFSRIPKDSLPYYSTEVEVGQIIKYAKVNSSAKQAAQTQLNDLRARILAGESFEELAKQYSQDPGSGAQGGYLGFFGRKELVPEYEAAALRLEPGQLSPVVESQFGFHLIQLIERKGDKYSTRHILLKPATGATDANESAKELVKLRRRILSDSTTFAKAAKDNSDDKQTGANGGLLQNREDGSTYLPLDKLDPAIFFTIDTMKVGNVTPPMPYRTDDGKDAVRIIWLKSNTPPHQANFKDDYQKLAAAALAEKKNKALDEWFSQNRGSVYIEVDPQYADCKLLDVTN, from the coding sequence ATGACCCATTTCCTTCGTTTGCCGAAGCGAGCCGCGCTGCTGACCCTCGCGCTGCTGGCCGGTACCATTGCCTCTAGTTTTGCTCAGCTCGGCATTGGTCGTCCCGCTGGCCGCCAGATCGTCGACGGTATCATTGCCAAGATTGATAATCAGATTGTGCTGCGCTCTGATTTGGAGGCCATTTATGCGCAGGAAGTCGCCCGCGCCGAAGGTAAGCCACTTCCGCCCAACCTGAAGTGCCGTATCCTACAAAGCCTCGCTCTGAACAAACTACTGTTGGCTAAGGCCGAAACCGACTCGGTGGTAGTGGAAGATGCGCAGGTGAAGAACGAGCTAGACCGCCGCATGAACTATTTCGCGCAGCAGATTGGCTCTGAGAAAAAGCTGGAAGAGTACTACAACAAGCCCATCAAGCAGCTTAAGGAAGAATTGCGGCCGCAGGTGCGTGAGCAGCTGACCCAGCAGAAAATGCAGGACCAGATTGCCGGCAAAGTAACAGTAACGCCCCGCGAGGTGCGCCAGTATTTCAGCCGCATTCCGAAGGACAGCCTCCCCTACTACTCCACAGAGGTAGAAGTAGGCCAGATTATCAAATACGCTAAGGTAAACTCCTCCGCCAAGCAAGCCGCGCAGACACAGCTTAATGATTTGCGAGCCCGGATTCTGGCTGGTGAGAGTTTTGAGGAGTTGGCCAAGCAGTATTCCCAGGACCCCGGCTCGGGGGCCCAGGGTGGCTACCTGGGCTTTTTCGGACGCAAAGAGCTGGTGCCGGAGTACGAGGCCGCCGCACTGCGTTTAGAGCCAGGCCAATTGTCGCCGGTTGTGGAGTCGCAGTTCGGCTTTCACCTGATTCAGCTGATTGAGCGCAAAGGCGACAAGTACAGCACCCGCCATATTCTGCTCAAGCCCGCCACCGGCGCTACCGACGCCAACGAATCGGCGAAGGAACTCGTGAAGCTGCGCCGCCGCATCCTGTCCGACAGCACCACGTTTGCTAAAGCAGCCAAGGACAACTCCGACGATAAACAGACTGGTGCAAACGGTGGCCTGCTTCAAAACCGCGAAGATGGCAGCACCTACCTGCCGCTCGACAAGCTGGACCCAGCCATTTTCTTCACCATCGACACGATGAAAGTGGGCAACGTTACGCCGCCCATGCCCTACCGCACCGATGATGGCAAGGACGCCGTGCGCATCATCTGGCTGAAGTCGAACACGCCTCCCCATCAGGCCAACTTCAAGGACGACTATCAGAAACTAGCTGCCGCTGCCTTGGCTGAAAAGAAAAACAAGGCCCTGGACGAGTGGTTTTCTCAGAACCGCGGCAGTGTGTACATCGAAGTGGACCCGCAGTACGCCGACTGCAAGCTGCTGGACGTGACCAACTAG